The window GAGGAAAAGGAACTCATCTCCTCCATATCTGCCGACGGCTCCGGTATCCACAGCGACCTCGTCGAAGAGAATACCGACCTGAGCTAAAATGAAGTCACCTGCCTGGTGTCCGTAGGTATCGTTAATTTTTTTGAAAAAGTCTATATCGCAAAGGCAGATAGCCACAGGGTTGTTGTTCCTTTGAGACTTTTCTAAAACGCCGCCTAAGATGGACATTATGGATCGCCTGTTGAGGTTACCTGTCAGGACGTCGGTTCTGGACAGTTTATCTATCTCCTCTTTCTGCCTCCATAGCTCTCTGTAGGCCCTTATAAACCGGATACCTACGGAGATCCTGGCGTTCATCTCCTCAGTATCAAAGGGTTTAGTTACAAAGTCATCCGCACCGGAGGACAATCCGTGAACGATGGATTTTCTGTCTCCTTTGGACGTAGTGATGAATATGTAACAGTACCCTTGGTCGTTGTCTTTATTCGTAGATCTAACTTTATGACAGACCTCAGGGCCTTCCATCCCGGGCAGTACCCAATCTATGAAGACCATGTCCGGTTTAGTGGATATAATACGTTCAAGGGCATCGTCCCCTCTGGAGCACATCTCGACGATGTAGTTATGGGATCTATCAAAAGCCCTCTCGATACCGTCGACGAGGATACTTCTCTCCAGCCTCGAGTCGCTG is drawn from Dethiosulfovibrio salsuginis and contains these coding sequences:
- a CDS encoding GGDEF domain-containing response regulator, with translation MVLEEDLQNPFKVVIASDSRLERSILVDGIERAFDRSHNYIVEMCSRGDDALERIISTKPDMVFIDWVLPGMEGPEVCHKVRSTNKDNDQGYCYIFITTSKGDRKSIVHGLSSGADDFVTKPFDTEEMNARISVGIRFIRAYRELWRQKEEIDKLSRTDVLTGNLNRRSIMSILGGVLEKSQRNNNPVAICLCDIDFFKKINDTYGHQAGDFILAQVGILFDEVAVDTGAVGRYGGDEFLFLFPGMDFFSVAKVIKKLYDRVKKEIFVFDGIPLKVSLSCGVAYLSCFSGKSLWTSGGLIKVADDALYEAKRRGKGRACSCDGIKWSEKQKSDPEVFQDLA